A single window of Montipora capricornis isolate CH-2021 chromosome 14, ASM3666992v2, whole genome shotgun sequence DNA harbors:
- the LOC138032027 gene encoding cannabinoid receptor type 1B-like has translation MVMVRNPLRCFKRVFSVHLAFISAMDLFVGLVICPAQAVARFLCVFSDRSIPQEGEIVQILSYVGINCSILLVTAMSIDRFVAVIFPHTYRQRMKPKTAVVCNSCIIVFSSIFASLQLTNISKDVYIAIDIHLHTTFPLSTTSVAYLGIFYFLKKQSRVAVQRQDTMPSNTSLNDRKRERAAKMENKIATTSFLILVFLILSLIPYFAVMVVGNHCESCAKQDWFFIVRQSSTVILYLNSVVNPFLASFRINELKKSCAAVLGLTKEDDETASTRLSSVTVPMQ, from the coding sequence ATGGTGATGGTGAGAAATCCTTTGCGATGCTTCAAGAGAGTGTTTTCAGTGCACCTGGCGTTCATATCAGCAATGGATCTTTTCGTTGGGCTTGTGATTTGCCCTGCACAAGCCGTGGCGAGATTTCTGTGCGTGTTCAGCGATCGAAGTATTCCACAAGAAGGGGAAATCGTCCAGATATTAAGCTACGTCGGAATCAACTGTTCAATCTTGTTAGTGACCGCAATGTCGATCGATCGCTTCGTAGCTGTTATTTTTCCCCACACATATCGACAAAGAATGAAACCGAAGACAGCCGTTGTTTGCAACTCGTGCATTATTGTTTTCTCGTCCATCTTTGCCTCACTTCAGCTGACCAACATTTCAAAAGATGTCTACATTGCCATTGACATACATTTACACACCACGTTCCCTCTGTCCACGACTTCTGTAGCCTATCTCGGAATCTTCTACTTTTTGAAGAAGCAATCGCGAGTTGCTGTTCAGAGACAAGACACCATGCCAAGCAACACTTCTTTGAACGACAGGAAACGAGAAAGGGCAgccaaaatggaaaataaaattgcGACAACGTCATTTCTCATTTTGGTGTTTCTTATTCTTTCGCTAATTCCGTATTTTGCTGTCATGGTTGTCGGGAACCACTGTGAAAGCTGCGCAAAACAAGATTGGTTCTTCATCGTCAGGCAATCATCCACGGTCATCCTGTATCTAAACTCTGTGGTTAATCCTTTCTTGGCGTCTTTTCGCATCAACGAATTGAAGAAATCTTGCGCGGCCGTGCTCGGCTTGACAAAAGAAGATGACGAAACAGCAAGCACAAGGCTGTCTTCGGTAACAGTGCCCATGCAATaa
- the LOC138032028 gene encoding uncharacterized protein, with protein MKKEYLKPENCPVLEAPKVNTMLWGQLKREPKNLDLSLQKGQGHLMSSLYALLKVCNQLIDKADSKEMLTMLTHAVVLSLSANRQLNLSRRELLRPHLNKNYQALCNPAVPITTNLFGDDLNKQVDDLTKANKIGLKVQGSGKQRFHPYGRGSRARGRYRQNYGGRGRSSTATEGRDQEKVIIDAQVAEFLSKGILSYSESQDDQIISPIFLRPKPDGTYRVIFNLKALNDSVVYHHFKLDTLEATLPLITPGCYMTSLDLKDAYYSIPIAPEHQRFLKFIWKGVLYQFRCLPMGLTSSPRIFTKALKPVFAYLRGQCGISCAGYIDDSLYLGDTYETCLMNTLTAVQLFISLGFQVHPKKSMVVPTQKIEYLGFVVSSIDMTVRLTEEKVSAIIKRCRDFSRVNKEHSIREVASLVGTLIFTFPGIQYGPLHYRSLDRDKMDALKRCKGDYEAYMVLSPESLGELSWWITHVDSSVRKITREDPHSILETDASLTGWGAKWGEMKTQGVWCRSEKDQHINCLELLAIRWGLLSLCHAEHDTHIRIMSDNVTAVCYINAMGGCQSDSCNRIAYDIWQWAIEKSIWLSAAHTPGTENCEADELSRKFNPNLEWSVTDEVFNQILKVFALGPTIDLFASRVNAKLPAYVSWKADPFARYVDAFTLNWASHTFDAFPPFVLHVSGHATLFQSNQKNIDESFIGRTTTPPPGHPTGMQSVRQSLVEHGISPQVANVIMSSWRSSTVKQYDVFLDKWSTFCLSRQNSFMRAPVSLVLDFLHDLYDKGYSYSSLNTARSAISALCTADNTDVSQNIGKHPLICRFLKGVFNEIPPIPKFQDDWPVEQVLDYLEQLTPLHSLKLKDLTMKLVMLIALVTGQRCQTLSYLDISGEHMKKFPTYFSFSLSGHLKQDKPGRVFGNVRLFQYPKETLCVYPTLERYIEVTQSLRKSSKLLISYIKPHNEMSSSTIGRWL; from the exons ATGAAGAAAGAATATTTGAAGCCTGAAAACTGTCCAGTGCTAGAAGCCCCTAAGGTGAACACCATGCTTTGGGGTCAACTCAAACGAGAGCCAAAAAATTTGGATTTAAGCCTTCAAAAAGGCCAAGGACATTTAATGTCATCATTATATGCTTTACTCAAAGTGTGCAACCAGCTGATAGATAAAGCTGACAGCAAGGAGATGCTAACTATGCTTACCCATGCAGTTGTGCTGTCGCTGTCTGCCAATCgacaattaaatttaagccgAAGGGAGCTGTTGAGGCCGCACCTCAACAAGAATTATCAAGCCCTGTGTAATCCAGCGGTACCCATTACCACAAATTTATTTGGAGATGACCTCAATAAACAAGTCGATGACTTGACAAAGGCAAATAAGATTGGCCTGAAAGTTCAAGGTTCGGGCAAGCAACGATTCCACCCATATGGGCGTGGCTCGCGTGCTCGTGGCAGATACAGACAAAACTATGGTGGGCGTGGTCGCTCTTCGACTGCAACAGAAGGAAGAG atcAAGAAAAAGTTATTATTGATGCTCAAGTGGCAGAATTTCTGAGCAAGGGTATTCTAAGCTATTCTGAGTCCCAGGATGACCAGATTATCTCACCTATATTTTTGAGACCGAAGCCCGACGGGACTTATCGTGTTATCTTTAATTTAAAAGCTCTTAATGACAGTGTGGTGTATCATCATTTCAAATTGGATACTCTAGAAGCCACACTCCCACTCATTACCCCTGGGTGTTACATGACATCCCTGGACTTGAAGGACGCCTATTATTCGATTCCTATTGCCCCTGAACATCAACGTTTTTTGAAGTTTATATGGAAGGGAGTTCTCTACCAATTTAGGTGTCTCCCTATGGGTTTGACATCGTCCCCCCGTATATTTACAAAGGCGCTAAAGCCTGTGTTCGCCTATTTGAGAGGACAGTGTGGAATTTCGTGTGCAGGCTATATTGATGACTCTTTATACCTAGGCGATACTTATGAAACATGCTTAATGAACACATTGACAGCAGTCCAATTATTCATATCGCTGGGCTTCCAAGTACACCCTAAAAAGTCAATGGTTGTGCCAACTCAAAAAATAGAATACTTGGGATTTGTAGTGTCATCTATTGACATGACTGTGAGGCTGACAGAGGAAAAAGTCAGCGCCATCATTAAGCGTTGTCGAGATTTTTCACGTGTAAACAAGGAACACTCTATACGAGAAGTAGCGTCCCTCGTTGGAACATTAATATTCACTTTTCCGGGGATCCAGTATGGGCCTTTGCATTACCGTTCTCTCGATCGAGACAAAATGGACGCTTTGAAACGGTGTAAGGGTGACTATGAAGCGTACATGGTCCTTTCCCCAGAGAGTTTAGGGGAATTGTCTTGGTGGATCACTCACGTGGATTCTAGTGTAAGAAAAATCACGCGCGAAGATCCCCATTCTATCCTTGAAACCGACGCCTCCCTAACAGGGTGGGGTGCTAAATGGGGTGAGATGAAAACCCAGGGGGTTTGGTGCAGAAGTGAAAAAGATCAACACATCAATTGCCTTGAATTACTAGCAATCCGTTGGGGGTTGTTGTCGCTCTGTCACGCTGAACACGATACCCATATACGTATTATGAGTGACAATGTAACGGCCGTGTGTTACATCAATGCCATGGGGGGATGCCAATCTGACAGTTGTAATCGCATTGCTTATGACATTTGGCAATGGGCGATAGAAAAGAGCATTTGGTTGTCCGCAGCACACACCCCTGGGACAGAAAACTGTGAGGCTGATGAGTTATCGAGAAAATTCAATCCTAACCTTGAATGGAGTGTCACGGATGAAGTATTCAATCAGATATTAAAAGTGTTTGCCCTTGGACCTACCATTGATTTGTTTGCATCACGAGTGAATGCCAAATTGCCAGCTTATGTATCCTGGAAAGCTGATCCGTTCGCTCGATATGTGGACGCATTTACCTTAAACTGGGCTTCCCATACATTTGATGCGTTTCCCCCGTTTGTTCTC CATGTTAGTGGACACGCCACGTTATTTCAAAGCAACCAGAAAAACATTGACGAATCCTTTATTGGGAGAACAACGACACCCCCTCCAGGTCACCCTACTGGTATGCAGAGTGTCAGGCAATCCCTTGTTGAGCATGGAATTTCGCCACAAGTTGCCAACGTCATCATGTCCTCTTGGAGATCGAGTACAGTTAAACAATATGATGTGTTCCTCGACAAATGGTCCACATTTTGTCTGTCAAGGCAAAACTCTTTTATGCGTGCCCCTGTTTCATTAGTTTTGGACTTTCTTCATGATTTATATGACAAAGGTTACAGTTATTCATCGTTGAACACTGCAAGGTCAGCCATCTCGGCATTATGTACAGCAGATAATACAGACGTGAGCCAGAATATAGGGAAACATCCTTTAATCTGCAGATTTCTGAAAGGTGTGTTTAACGAAATCCCACCTATTCCCAAATTCCAAGACGATTGGCCTGTGGAGCAAGTCCTTGACTATTTAGAACAATTAACACCTCTTCATTCATTAAAGTTGAAAGACCTTACGATGAAATTGGTCATGCTTATTGCATTAGTAACTGGACAAAGATGTCAAACTTTAAGTTATTTAGATATTTCAGGGGAACATATGAAAAAATTCCCAACCTACTTTAGTTTTTCTTTATCGGGACATCTTAAACAAGACAAACCAGGTCGAGTGTTTGGAAATGTCCGCCTTTTTCAGTACCCGAAAGAAACTTTGTGTGTTTACCCTACACTTGAGCGTTATATTGAAGTTACACAATCATTACGAAAGTCTTCTAAGTTATTGATATCGTACATTAAGCCTCATAATGAAATGTCTAGCTCTACGATAGGTAGATGGTTGTAA